From one Eucalyptus grandis isolate ANBG69807.140 chromosome 9, ASM1654582v1, whole genome shotgun sequence genomic stretch:
- the LOC104418925 gene encoding thaumatin-like protein 1b isoform X2 — MDRLLAVAVAVAVLCLLSGVHSTSFKIVNKCRHTVWPGLLSGANTAQLPTTGFALPSGASRTVPLPRSWSGRIWGRTLCGRDSQGRFACGTGDCGSGEVECGGGGAKPPATLAEFTLNGADGLDFYDVSLVDGYNLPMLVVARGGKRGGCSATGCLVDLNGACPAQLKVASGNGTGRAVACRSACEAFGDPQYCCSGPYATPDTCQPSPYSLFFKNACPRSYSYAYDDKTSTYTCAGADYIIIFCPLPYTSQKVLTARKESAKLLPLVNKTTLYLMSKYASGASFSGR, encoded by the exons ATGGATcgcctcctcgccgtcgccgtcgccgtcgccgtcctctGTCTCCTGTCAG GAGTGCACTCGACGTCCTTCAAGATCGTCAACAAGTGCCGCCACACCGTCTGGCCCGGCCTGCTCTCCGGCGCCAACACGGCCCAGCTCCCCACCACCGGCTTCGCTCTCCCCAGCGGCGCCTCCCGGACCGTCCCCCTGCCCAGGTCCTGGTCCGGCCGGATCTGGGGCCGGACCCTCTGCGGCCGGGACTCCCAGGGCCGGTTCGCCTGCGGCACCGGGGACTGCGGCTCCGGGGAGGTGgagtgcggcggcggcggcgccaaGCCGCCGGCCACCCTCGCCGAGTTCACACTCAACGGCGCCGACGGGCTCGACTTCTACGACGTCAGCCTGGTGGACGGGTACAACCTCCCCATGCTCGTGGTGGCGCGGGGCGGGAAGAGAGGCGGGTGCAGCGCCACCGGGTGCCTGGTGGACCTGAACGGCGCGTGCCCCGCGCAGCTGAAAGTGGCGAGCGGGAACGGGACGGGGAGGGCCGTGGCGTGCCGGAGCGCGTGCGAGGCGTTCGGCGACCCGCAGTATTGCTGCAGCGGCCCGTACGCGACGCCCGACACGTGTCAGCCGTCTCCGTATTCGCTTTTCTTCAAGAACGCTTGCCCACGCTCATATAGCTACGCGTACGACGACAAGACGAGCACTTACACGTGTGCCGGGGCGGACTATATCATCATATTCTGTCCCTTGCCTTACACCAG CCAAAAGGTCCTGACCGCACGCAAAGAATCGGCAAAGCTACTACCTCTGGTGAACAAGACGACTCTGTACCTCATGAGCAAGTATGCAAGTGGCGCTTCATTTTCAG GCAGGTAA
- the LOC104418925 gene encoding thaumatin-like protein 1b isoform X1 codes for MDRLLAVAVAVAVLCLLSGVHSTSFKIVNKCRHTVWPGLLSGANTAQLPTTGFALPSGASRTVPLPRSWSGRIWGRTLCGRDSQGRFACGTGDCGSGEVECGGGGAKPPATLAEFTLNGADGLDFYDVSLVDGYNLPMLVVARGGKRGGCSATGCLVDLNGACPAQLKVASGNGTGRAVACRSACEAFGDPQYCCSGPYATPDTCQPSPYSLFFKNACPRSYSYAYDDKTSTYTCAGADYIIIFCPLPYTSQKVLTARKESAKLLPLVNKTTLYLMSKYASGASFSGLLQVQFAWGFAISVLTSVILFWPYL; via the exons ATGGATcgcctcctcgccgtcgccgtcgccgtcgccgtcctctGTCTCCTGTCAG GAGTGCACTCGACGTCCTTCAAGATCGTCAACAAGTGCCGCCACACCGTCTGGCCCGGCCTGCTCTCCGGCGCCAACACGGCCCAGCTCCCCACCACCGGCTTCGCTCTCCCCAGCGGCGCCTCCCGGACCGTCCCCCTGCCCAGGTCCTGGTCCGGCCGGATCTGGGGCCGGACCCTCTGCGGCCGGGACTCCCAGGGCCGGTTCGCCTGCGGCACCGGGGACTGCGGCTCCGGGGAGGTGgagtgcggcggcggcggcgccaaGCCGCCGGCCACCCTCGCCGAGTTCACACTCAACGGCGCCGACGGGCTCGACTTCTACGACGTCAGCCTGGTGGACGGGTACAACCTCCCCATGCTCGTGGTGGCGCGGGGCGGGAAGAGAGGCGGGTGCAGCGCCACCGGGTGCCTGGTGGACCTGAACGGCGCGTGCCCCGCGCAGCTGAAAGTGGCGAGCGGGAACGGGACGGGGAGGGCCGTGGCGTGCCGGAGCGCGTGCGAGGCGTTCGGCGACCCGCAGTATTGCTGCAGCGGCCCGTACGCGACGCCCGACACGTGTCAGCCGTCTCCGTATTCGCTTTTCTTCAAGAACGCTTGCCCACGCTCATATAGCTACGCGTACGACGACAAGACGAGCACTTACACGTGTGCCGGGGCGGACTATATCATCATATTCTGTCCCTTGCCTTACACCAG CCAAAAGGTCCTGACCGCACGCAAAGAATCGGCAAAGCTACTACCTCTGGTGAACAAGACGACTCTGTACCTCATGAGCAAGTATGCAAGTGGCGCTTCATTTTCAGGTCTGCTGCAAGTGCAATTCGCTTGGGGTTTTGCCATATCTGTTCTAACATCAGTTATCCTCTTCTGGCCATATTTATGA
- the LOC104418927 gene encoding LOW QUALITY PROTEIN: protein NUCLEAR FUSION DEFECTIVE 4 (The sequence of the model RefSeq protein was modified relative to this genomic sequence to represent the inferred CDS: inserted 1 base in 1 codon; deleted 1 base in 1 codon), producing MAFRLSSPPSSAAAAEAWKWLGFVTAVWVQAISGNNYTFSNYSDALKSLMGLTQLQLNNLSVAKDVGKAFGLLAGLASDRLPTPVILLIGSVEGLLGYGAQWLVVSQRIQPLPYWQMCIFLCMGGNSTTWMNTAVLVTCIRNFRRNRGPVSGILKGFVGLSTAIFTDIAAALFSSXPSSFLLLLSLVPFAVCLSAVLFLRESPPPAPATAAAAPEDPKDEPRYFGAFNAVAVAIAVYLLTFDVTAPHGPAFSRVFAAGLLVLLASPLAVPAYCFLKSLTPRGPLSRGSDMEKQPGLGDLAEPLLRQEVVPESQQKPEVVEEAAAVEKRRPAIGEDHTIFEAMRSVDFWILFVSFLCGVGTGLAVMNNMGQMGLALGYADVSMFVSLTSVWGFFGRIGSGSLSEYFLKKAGTPRPLWNAASQILMAVGYVILAMALPGSLYIGSIVVGVCYGVRLAVTVPTASELFGLKYYGLIYNVLILNLPLGSFLFSGLLAGLLYDAQATSTAGGGNTCVGPHCYRLVFVVMAIACVVGFGFDVLLAVRTKKVYAKIYASKKSRRVGSDGQ from the exons ATGGCCTTCCGACTGTCCTCCccgccctcctccgccgccgcggcggAGGCGTGGAAGTGGCTGGGCTTCGTGACGGCGGTGTGGGTGCAGGCCATCTCCGGCAATAACTACACCTTCTCCAACTACTCCGACGCCCTCAAGTCCCTCATGGGCCTCACACAGCTCCAGCTCAACAACCTCTCCGTCGCTAAGGACGTCGGCAAGGCCTTCGGCCTCCTCGCCGGCCTCGCCTCCGACCGGCTCCCGACGCCGGTGATCCTGCTCATCGGGTCGGTCGAGGGGCTGCTGGGCTACGGGGCGCAGTGGCTGGTCGTCAGCCAGCGGATCCAGCCCCTCCCGTATTGGCAG ATGTGCATCTTCCTGTGCATGGGAGGGAACAGCACAACGTGGATGAACACGGCGGTCCTCGTCACCTGCATCCGCAACTTCCGGCGCAACCGCGGCCCCGTCTCCGGCATCCTCAAGGGCTTCGTCGGCCTCAGCACCGCCATCTTCACCGACATCGCCGCCgccctcttctcct tcccctcctccttcctcctcctcctctccctcgtCCCCTTCGCCGTCTGCCTCTCCGCCGTCCTCTTCCTCCGCGAGTCCCCTCCTCCCgcccccgccaccgccgccgccgcccccgagGACCCCAAGGACGAGCCCCGCTACTTCGGGGCCTTCAACGCGGtggccgtcgccatcgccgtctACCTGCTCACGTTCGACGTGACCGCCCCCCACGGTCCCGCCTTCTCCCGCGTTTTCGCCGCCGGCCTCCTCGTGCTCCTGGCCTCGCCGCTGGCCGTGCCGGCGTACTGCTTCTTGAAGAGCTTGACCCCC CGGGGGCCCCTCTCTCGGGGCTCCGACATGGAGAAGCAGCCGGGCCTgggcgacctcgccgagccGCTGCTGAGGCAGGAGGTCGTCCCGGAGAGCCAGCAGAAGCCGGAAGTcgtggaggaggcggcggcggtggagaaGAGGAGGCCGGCGATCGGAGAGGACCACACGATATTCGAGGCGATGAGGAGCGTGGATTTCTGGATCCTGTTCGTATCGTTCTTGTGCGGCGTGGGGACTGGGCTGGCGGTGATGAACAACATGGGGCAGATGGGGTTGGCCTTGGGCTACGCCGACGTGTCCATGTTCGTCTCCTTGACCAGCGTCTGGGGATTCTTCGGCCGGATCGGGTCGGGTTCTCTGTCCGAATACTTCCTCAA GAAAGCCGGAACTCCAAGACCACTCTGGAACGCGGCGTCCCAGATCCTGATGGCTGTTGGCTACGTGATCCTGGCCATGGCACTGCCTGGCTCCCTATACATTGGCTCCATCGTGGTCGGCGTCTGCTACGGCGTCCGCCTGGCAGTCACAGTCCCCACCGCCTCCGAGCTGTTCGGGCTTAAGTACTACGGCCTCATCTACAATGTCCTGATCCTGAACCTCCCGCTCGGCTCGTTCCTCTTCTCCGGACTCCTCGCCGGCCTGCTGTACGACGCGCAGGCGACCAGCACAGCCGGGGGCGGGAACACCTGCGTGGGGCCCCACTGCTACCGGCTCGTGTTTGTGGTCATGGCTATTGCCTGTGTCGTGGGGTTCGGGTTCGACGTGCTGCTTGCCGTGAGGACCAAGAAGGTCTACGCCAAGATCTATGCCAGCAAGAAGTCGAGGAGAGTGGGATCTGATGGTCAATGA
- the LOC104418928 gene encoding protein NUCLEAR FUSION DEFECTIVE 4, producing the protein MVFQQHSRSNAAKWLGLVTAVWVQAISGNNYTFSNYSDALKSIMNLTQLELNNLSVAKDVGKAFGLLAGLASDRLPPWVILLIGSVEGLVGYGAQWLVVSERATLSYWQMCIFLCMGGNSTTWMNTAILVTCIRNFRKNRGPVSGILKGYVGLSTAIFTDICTALFSDSSASFLLMLAVVPIGVCLTAMLFLREVPPSAAEEGGNQDESRYFTILNGVAVVVAFYLLAYDFIGSSHGQVFNVVFVGILLVLLASPLLIPLYDLLKSFKKSGSPDVESTEAIDAPLLASQETAEVAEVQRQPATEEPEAAAADGAGEVKGKPAIGEDHTIFEAMRTYDFWILFVSFLCGVGTGLAVQNNMGQIGSSLGYDDVSVFVSLISIWGFFGRIISGTGSEYLIKKNGSPRPWWNAGSQIVMAIGFVVMAWAFPGSLYVGSIVVGLCYGVRLAITVPTASELFGLKYYGLIYNVLILNLPLGSFLFSGLLAGLIYDAEATSTASGGDTCSGAHCYRIVFIVMAVACLIGCALDVLLAIKTKALYAKIQASKNSKKS; encoded by the exons ATGGTGTTCCAGCAGCACTCCAGGTCGAACGCCGCGAAATGGCTGGGCCTGGTCACGGCGGTGTGGGTGCAGGCCATCTCCGGCAACAACTACACCTTCTCCAACTACTCCGACGCCCTCAAGTCCATCATGAACCTCACGCAGCTCGAGCTCAACAACCTCTCCGTTGCCAAGGACGTTGGGAAGGCCTTCGGCCTCCTCGCCGGCCTCGCCTCGGACCGGTTGCCTCCGTGGGTCATCCTGCTCATCGGCTCCGTTGAAGGGCTCGTGGGCTACGGTGCTCAGTGGCTCGTGGTCAGCGAGAGAGCCACGCTCTCATATTGGCAG ATGTGCATATTCCTGTGCATGGGGGGCAACAGCACGACGTGGATGAACACGGCAATCCTGGTCACCTGCATCCGGAACTTCCGGAAGAACCGGGGCCCTGTCTCCGGCATCCTCAAGGGCTACGTCGGCCTGAGCACTGCAATCTTCACCGACATCTGCACCGCCCTCTTCTCCGACAGCTCTGCCTCCTTCCTACTCATGCTGGCTGTCGTCCCCATCGGCGTCTGCCTCACTGCCATGCTCTTCCTCCGTGAGGTCCCACCGTCTGCCGCCGAGGAAGGAGGCAATCAGGACGAGTCCCGGTACTTCACCATCCTCAATGGCGTCGCCGTGGTCGTCGCGTTCTATCTCTTGGCCTACGACTTCATCGGGTCGTCCCATGGACAAGTCTTCAACGTCGTGTTCGTGGGCATATTGCTGGTCCTACTGGCCTCCCCATTGCTGATACCTTTGTATGACTTGTTGAAGAGCTTCAAGAAGAGCGGCTCACCGGACGTCGAGAGCACCGAGGCCATCGACGCGCCGCTGCTCGCGAGTCAAGAAACAGCGGAGGTGGCCGAGGTGCAGCGCCAGCCGGCGACGGAGGAGCCGGAGGCAGCGGCCGCCGATGGGGCGGGGGAGGTGAAGGGGAAGCCGGCGATCGGTGAGGATCACACGATATTTGAGGCGATGAGGACGTACGACTTCTGGATACTGTTCGTGTCGTTCCTTTGCGGAGTGGGAACGGGTCTGGCGGTGCAGAACAACATGGGCCAGATCGGGTCGTCGCTCGGGTACGACGACGTGTCCGTCTTCGTTTCGCTGATCAGCATCTGGGGGTTCTTCGGGCGTATCATCTCGGGCACGGGCTCCGAGTACCTCATCAA GAAAAATGGATCGCCAAGACCTTGGTGGAATGCGGGCTCTCAAATAGTGATGGCCATAGGGTTCGTCGTCATGGCCTGGGCATTCCCGGGATCCCTATATGTCGGCTCCATTGTCGTCGGCCTATGTTATGGCGTTCGTCTGGCCATCACGGTCCCCACAGCCTCTGAGCTCTTCGGCCTCAAGTACTATGGACTCATCTACAACGTCCTCATACTCAACCTCCCGCTCGgctccttcctcttctccggCCTCCTTGCTGGCCTGATATACGATGCTGAGGCGACATCGACAGCCAGTGGCGGCGACACTTGCAGCGGGGCGCATTGCTATCGGATCGTGTTCATAGTCATGGCCGTTGCGTGCCTGATCGGATGTGCATTGGATGTGCTCTTGGCGATTAAGACCAAGGCACTTTATGCTAAGATTCAAGCGAGCAAGAACTCCAAGAAGAGTTAA